The Pseudanabaena sp. ABRG5-3 genome includes the window GTTTGCATCGCGTAGTTTAGAGCCACAAGATCGGGATATGCATCGATCGCTATTGAATAGTAATCAGGTGACGCGAGTATATCTAGATGAGTTGACTGGTTTAGAAAATCAGTCTTTAGGGATACAGTTGATGATGCTAACGATCGCTTCAGAGGCAGAAACGGTCATACAGGCAAAGCGGCTACTGGAAGAAGTTCGATTGCAAGATGTATTTGCTTTTAACAAAGAGGAGATAATAGAGGTAATTACAACTATTGTGGTTTATAAGTTTGTTAATTTAAGTCGCAAGGAGGTAGAAGCTATGTTAGATATCAAGTTAGAAGACGTGAGAGTTTTACGTGAGGCTAAGGAAGAAGGTCGTCGTGAGATGTTAGCGGTTGCTGTGCCTTTATTGTTGCAAGCTGGTCTGACAGTTGAGAAAATTGCTGAAAATCTGCATGTTAGTGAACAAGATGTACGACAAATTTCCGTTAATTCATCTAATGAACGGCTTTCATAGAGGTGATTTATGGCATTACTAATCAGTCCTTCGATTTATCGCCATAAAAAATGGTTAGGGCGATTGGTAAAGATTATCACAGAGGAGTTAGGGATTGAGATCGCGAGTTTAGGGTCTTGCACTTGGAGTCGTGAGGATTTGCGGAAGGGGTTAGAGCCTGATGAGTGCTATTACATCCAGAATGAGGCGGCGGTGCGTGGTAAGGAAACGATAACTTTGTCGGTCGATCCACCGCCAGATTTGGCGATCGAGGTGGACAGTACGAGCAGTTCACTGGATCGGATGGGAATTTATGCGGCGCTGGGTGTGCCTGAGGTGTGGCGTTATGACTTTAAAGTAATGACGTTTTGGGTGTTGGTGGATGGTGTGTATGTTTCCTGCGAGGCTTCGATCGCTTTGCCTTTGGTGTCAGCGATCGCGGTGCAGGGTTTACTGAGTGAGGCGGTGAGCATGGGTGAGACGAGTTGGGCAAGGAGGGTGAGGGAATTTATTGCTTCTCAGTCCCATTCTCCAAGAAGCTCAAAGAGCTAAGAAACCATGTTGGCTATAATTGATTACAGCGCAAAGCGCCGCTTTCAAAAATATTTCTGTAATACTCAAAGCCTCAATAGGCTGTAACTTGATTAGCAAGGTAGGAAAAGAAATGGTTCAAGCCGCAGCTAAAACACAACTGGTGACTTTTGCGGAGTTTGTTGCATGGAAGCCTGATCACAGTATTTATGAATTACATGATGGAGTCATTGTTGAGATGCCGCAGCCAGTGGGAGACCATGAGGAAATAACGAGCTTTTTGTCTGAGAAGGTCATGCTTGAATTTCTGCGTTTGGGTTTGCCATACGGGATATACAAAACTGTGCTAATTAAGCCGTCTAACTCTGATTCGGGATATTCACCAGATGTATTGGTATTAAATCGTCCTAATTTGGTAAATGAGCCTTTATGGAAGAAGTCATCGACGGTTACTCAGGGTGCTTCTATTCCTTTGGTGATCGAGGTGGTAAGCACTAATTGGCGCGTTGATTATTTGACTAAGGTGAAGGATTATGAGGAGATGGGGATTTTTGAGTATTGGATTGTCGATTATTTGGGATTGGGCGGTAGTAGGTTTATCGGCAGTCCTAAGCAACCAACGATCTCTGTCTATGAGTTAGTTGATGGGGAATATCAAGTTTCGCTGTTTAAGGGTGATGAGCAAATTGTATCGCCTAACTTTCCAGAGCTAGTTTTGACGGCTAATCAGGTGTTTCAATCTGGTTCTTAATTGTGTAAATATTTGAATGATTGAGTAAAACAAAGGAATGACACAGGCAATTGCTCCACCAAAATCTCTATATGAGTCTGATTTCTTGTTATGGACTGAGGAGAC containing:
- a CDS encoding Rpn family recombination-promoting nuclease/putative transposase, producing the protein MRRDVIFYQIFKRSPRLFFDLVPQLPVDSANYRFESVEVKESSFRIDGVFLPPEDATPKVIFFAEVQFQRDETIYHRFFSEILLYLYRNRLTYDDWYGVVLFASRSLEPQDRDMHRSLLNSNQVTRVYLDELTGLENQSLGIQLMMLTIASEAETVIQAKRLLEEVRLQDVFAFNKEEIIEVITTIVVYKFVNLSRKEVEAMLDIKLEDVRVLREAKEEGRREMLAVAVPLLLQAGLTVEKIAENLHVSEQDVRQISVNSSNERLS
- a CDS encoding Uma2 family endonuclease, encoding MALLISPSIYRHKKWLGRLVKIITEELGIEIASLGSCTWSREDLRKGLEPDECYYIQNEAAVRGKETITLSVDPPPDLAIEVDSTSSSLDRMGIYAALGVPEVWRYDFKVMTFWVLVDGVYVSCEASIALPLVSAIAVQGLLSEAVSMGETSWARRVREFIASQSHSPRSSKS
- a CDS encoding Uma2 family endonuclease codes for the protein MVQAAAKTQLVTFAEFVAWKPDHSIYELHDGVIVEMPQPVGDHEEITSFLSEKVMLEFLRLGLPYGIYKTVLIKPSNSDSGYSPDVLVLNRPNLVNEPLWKKSSTVTQGASIPLVIEVVSTNWRVDYLTKVKDYEEMGIFEYWIVDYLGLGGSRFIGSPKQPTISVYELVDGEYQVSLFKGDEQIVSPNFPELVLTANQVFQSGS